In Candidatus Bathyarchaeia archaeon, a single genomic region encodes these proteins:
- a CDS encoding RsmD family RNA methyltransferase, which translates to MIAVPGRVMLPHQYLKKLLVTWNWVLTRHDNESYNLRIGKFSIKITPYFFNVIYGEWLDWKRYYLPFSLKGKTILDVGAGCGETALFYFLRGAKRVVCVEPDRHLSEIIKENIHTNAWNAEVLNRQFDLDLFDIQFDFMKMDCEGCETKLFNATLLPPCVIEVHDEQVLAALKAVFNLSLGAGSLQYLIGVSQRRKRQVNDESAM; encoded by the coding sequence TTGATAGCAGTCCCGGGCAGGGTCATGCTTCCTCACCAGTATCTCAAGAAACTACTGGTGACTTGGAACTGGGTTCTGACACGACACGATAATGAAAGTTACAATCTGAGGATCGGAAAATTCTCCATCAAGATCACCCCTTACTTCTTCAACGTCATATACGGTGAATGGCTTGACTGGAAAAGATACTATCTGCCGTTCAGCCTCAAAGGCAAAACAATTCTTGACGTAGGCGCGGGGTGCGGTGAGACAGCTCTGTTCTACTTCCTTCGCGGAGCGAAAAGGGTCGTATGCGTTGAACCTGACCGACACCTCTCGGAGATCATCAAGGAGAACATTCATACCAATGCCTGGAACGCTGAGGTTCTCAACCGACAGTTCGACCTCGACCTCTTCGACATACAATTCGATTTCATGAAGATGGATTGCGAGGGTTGCGAAACCAAACTGTTCAATGCTACCTTACTGCCCCCTTGCGTCATCGAGGTTCACGATGAGCAGGTTCTAGCCGCTTTGAAAGCGGTGTTCAACCTTTCGTTAGGAGCTGGGAGCCTACAGTATCTCATCGGCGTATCGCAGAGACGCAAACGACAAGTCAACGACGAGAGCGCGATGTGA
- a CDS encoding rhodanese-like domain-containing protein, which yields MSDRRNKSLFQTDSKVLATPPADTGVAHNHFLSKLSFETDPSDVYHDIINKVSGIIVVDARTPETYARGHVPGAINLPHRTINSTTTASLPQDKLIVTYCDGVFCNASTKAAAKLTALGFKVKEMLDGMEGWRKEGYPIEETVMQVIAPASQ from the coding sequence ATGTCAGATCGCAGAAACAAATCCCTCTTTCAAACCGATTCTAAAGTTCTCGCAACACCACCAGCGGACACTGGAGTCGCCCACAACCACTTCCTCTCCAAATTGTCCTTCGAAACCGACCCCTCAGACGTCTACCACGACATCATCAACAAGGTCTCCGGAATAATTGTCGTGGACGCAAGGACACCAGAAACGTACGCCAGAGGACATGTTCCAGGAGCTATCAACCTACCCCACCGAACAATCAATTCTACAACGACCGCCTCTCTGCCACAGGACAAGCTCATAGTGACCTATTGTGACGGGGTATTCTGCAACGCTTCCACCAAAGCCGCCGCGAAGCTCACGGCTCTCGGCTTCAAGGTGAAGGAAATGCTCGACGGAATGGAAGGCTGGCGAAAAGAAGGCTATCCTATTGAAGAAACTGTAATGCAAGTAATCGCCCCAGCGTCCCAGTAG